In Populus nigra chromosome 1, ddPopNigr1.1, whole genome shotgun sequence, one genomic interval encodes:
- the LOC133668586 gene encoding GPI-anchored protein LLG1, whose translation MGLNQCFSFVFFIFLLMGLFASPSFASTFISDGVFESHASTGRNLLQTKKACPVNFEFLNYTIITSQCKGPQYTPSRCCGSFKEFACPYADVINDLTNDCASIMFSYINLYGKYPPGLFANECKEGKLGLACPAPAPSELAADNNGSQIMRGPILLLIFLAGFLVVFFQLL comes from the exons ATGGGGTTGAATCagtgtttttcatttgtcttcttcatctttctctTGATGGGTCTCTTTGCTTCTCCTTCTTTTGCATCTACTTTCATTTCAG ATGGTGTCTTTGAATCTCATGCTTCTACTGGCAGGAATCTACTTCAGACTAAGAAAG CTTGCCCTGTAAACTTTGAGTTTCTGAACTATACAATCATCACAAGCCAATGTAAAGGACCCCAGTATACTCCCAGTCGCTGCTGTGGATCATTTAAGGAGTTTGCCTGTCCTTACGCAGATGTGATAAATGACTTGACCAATGATTGTGCATCAATCATGTTCAGCTACATTAACCTCTATGGGAAATATCCGCCTGGTCTATTTGCCAATGAATGCAAGGAAGGGAAGCTGGGACTTGCATGCCCTGCACCAGCACCATCAGAACTGGCTGCTGACAATAATGGGAGTCAGATCATGCGTGGTCCGATTCTCCTGCTGATTTTCTTAGCTGGTTTCTTAGTGGTGTTCTTTCAATTACTTTGA